Proteins encoded together in one Myxococcales bacterium window:
- a CDS encoding serine/threonine protein kinase, with the protein MTSVEAPPKLERYELFEPLSRGGFGAVYRGCHRVTKRPVAIKVLREHALALGQGEDDLVREARALAAVDHPNVVGVLDCGVEDGRAFVVMELLTGETLAARIEERGTLRLGEVLPTVLQVLEGLRAVHEVGIVHRDVKPSNVMIDRRGVAKLVDFGLSSSTSGIASWEAGRPSAPGAGTPGYMAPEQYDADVVLDARADLYAVGATLFRALTGRAPFVGTMDEVRARVTTVAAPPVATLSPGLPPHVASAIDRALARDRDARPTTATELAAELRGAGAKEEGSTLPALSAPTGEAPPEPGGRRTPETSRGPSRALVGILVLFAAGGLAALVASSAARTPAPGQADSSAPSAAAVSASGPLDAAARSAVSDEADAEPRVEAALEGGAKTAPKSSPPAPSSSAASPSRVLTLTGQTLEPFGLAHAPARAAFVAAMPKLRGCARLACLAVDKVVRPDPFASLEVAYTADAEGHVTFAGVRGALPRGNPCPAFEACVSAAARDVALPKAERQGTCAFHLRVTEAHP; encoded by the coding sequence GTGACCTCGGTCGAGGCTCCGCCGAAGCTCGAGCGCTACGAGCTCTTCGAGCCGCTCTCACGGGGAGGCTTCGGCGCCGTCTACCGCGGGTGCCATCGTGTGACGAAGCGCCCGGTCGCCATCAAGGTGCTTCGCGAGCACGCGCTCGCGCTCGGGCAAGGCGAGGACGATCTCGTGCGCGAGGCCCGCGCGCTGGCGGCCGTGGATCATCCGAACGTGGTCGGTGTGCTCGACTGCGGTGTCGAAGATGGCCGCGCCTTCGTCGTGATGGAGCTCCTGACGGGGGAGACGCTCGCCGCGCGCATCGAAGAGCGAGGGACGCTCCGCTTGGGCGAGGTGCTGCCCACGGTCCTCCAAGTCCTCGAGGGGCTGCGGGCGGTCCACGAGGTGGGCATCGTGCACCGCGACGTGAAGCCGAGCAACGTCATGATCGACCGGCGCGGTGTCGCGAAGCTCGTCGATTTCGGCCTCTCGTCGTCCACCTCGGGGATCGCCTCGTGGGAGGCCGGGCGACCGAGCGCTCCGGGCGCAGGCACTCCGGGGTACATGGCGCCCGAGCAGTACGACGCGGACGTGGTGCTCGACGCTCGTGCCGATCTCTACGCTGTCGGAGCCACGCTCTTCCGCGCCCTCACGGGGCGGGCGCCGTTCGTCGGGACGATGGACGAGGTTCGGGCCCGGGTGACGACCGTCGCGGCGCCCCCGGTCGCGACACTCTCGCCGGGGCTCCCGCCGCACGTGGCATCGGCGATCGATCGTGCGCTCGCGCGAGACCGAGACGCTCGCCCCACGACGGCGACCGAGCTCGCCGCGGAGCTTCGCGGGGCGGGCGCCAAAGAAGAGGGCTCCACGCTGCCGGCCCTCAGTGCTCCCACGGGGGAGGCCCCGCCGGAGCCCGGGGGCCGGCGCACCCCGGAGACTTCGAGAGGGCCGTCTCGGGCGCTCGTCGGGATCTTGGTGCTGTTCGCTGCGGGAGGGCTCGCGGCGCTCGTGGCGAGCTCTGCGGCTCGCACGCCAGCGCCCGGGCAGGCCGATTCCAGCGCCCCATCGGCGGCCGCGGTCTCCGCGTCGGGCCCTCTCGACGCCGCCGCTCGAAGCGCGGTCTCCGACGAGGCCGACGCGGAGCCACGCGTCGAGGCCGCGCTCGAGGGAGGCGCGAAGACCGCGCCGAAGTCGTCGCCTCCTGCGCCGTCGAGCTCCGCAGCCTCTCCGTCGCGCGTGCTCACGCTCACCGGGCAAACCCTCGAGCCGTTCGGCCTCGCTCACGCCCCCGCGAGGGCCGCATTCGTCGCGGCGATGCCCAAGCTCCGAGGGTGCGCGAGGCTCGCGTGCCTCGCGGTCGACAAGGTCGTGCGCCCGGATCCCTTCGCGAGCCTCGAGGTGGCGTACACGGCCGACGCCGAGGGGCACGTCACGTTCGCGGGCGTGCGCGGAGCCCTCCCGCGAGGAAATCCTTGCCCCGCGTTCGAGGCATGCGTCTCCGCGGCCGCGCGTGACGTCGCCCTGCCCAAGGCGGAGCGGCAGGGCACGTGCGCGTTCCACCTCCGGGTCACCGAGGCCCACCCTTAG
- a CDS encoding sigma 54-interacting transcriptional regulator, with product MNEPRRDGDTTTVTPEDPFEAAALRLVLVHGETTKTMPIAKGARVVVGRSHPADVVVPSDTSLSRRHVSLVVSEDGTLTLEDLGSKNGTFVDGKKVVRAELPLGAAARLGHGTSVLVQRASRSPLLASYDDLVRWLEAEIARARAGGGRVSLMAWRAEKGRENDVARAARTVLGPLVRAAEHHKGLVLLGLAQASERDTARLVTKLGRDGLAGSATFPGDVTTADALVAKALGEESAGAPLTASRSPAMLALMSEARRVAASRLPVLVRGETGAGKEVVARAIHDASPRREARFLALNCGAFTKSLLEAQLFGHERGAFTGANKTAKGAFELADGGTLFLDEVGELSPEAQAALLRVLETKRLVRVGGDEEIAVDVRVVTATHRDLELMARDGTFREDLLYRLDGATLAVPPLRERPEDVEALATRFVAEACVSDGLPEKALALDTIGVLLAYPFPGNVRELKNAMMRAAVVAEGPTIEPRDLPEKMRRSSTAARPSAAESDVPDGAPGDYRDRVRAELQRIETKMITDALARAQGNQTVAARALNLPLRTLTHKIRELGIKKTFG from the coding sequence ATGAACGAGCCCCGGAGGGACGGCGACACCACCACCGTGACCCCAGAGGATCCGTTCGAGGCCGCGGCCCTACGCCTCGTCCTCGTTCACGGAGAGACGACGAAGACCATGCCGATCGCAAAAGGAGCGCGCGTCGTCGTCGGGCGCTCGCACCCGGCGGACGTGGTGGTCCCGAGCGACACGAGCCTCTCACGGCGCCACGTATCTCTCGTCGTCTCCGAGGACGGGACCCTGACCCTCGAGGATCTCGGCTCGAAGAACGGGACGTTCGTCGATGGCAAGAAGGTCGTACGCGCCGAGCTCCCTCTCGGAGCGGCCGCCCGGCTCGGCCACGGGACGTCCGTCCTCGTCCAGCGGGCGTCGCGTTCACCTCTGCTCGCGAGCTACGACGACCTCGTTCGATGGCTCGAGGCGGAGATCGCCCGAGCCCGCGCAGGAGGGGGACGCGTCAGCCTCATGGCGTGGCGAGCCGAGAAGGGCCGAGAGAACGACGTGGCACGTGCAGCGCGGACCGTCCTCGGGCCCCTCGTCCGCGCGGCCGAGCACCACAAGGGGCTCGTGCTCCTCGGCCTCGCCCAGGCCTCCGAGAGAGACACCGCGCGTCTCGTCACGAAGCTCGGGCGCGACGGCCTCGCCGGCTCCGCCACGTTCCCTGGGGACGTGACGACGGCCGACGCGCTCGTGGCGAAGGCGCTCGGTGAGGAGAGCGCCGGGGCGCCACTCACCGCGTCGCGCTCCCCGGCGATGCTCGCCCTCATGTCCGAGGCGCGCCGCGTCGCCGCGTCCCGACTCCCGGTGCTCGTGCGCGGCGAGACCGGGGCCGGGAAGGAGGTGGTGGCGAGGGCCATCCACGACGCGAGCCCCCGTCGCGAAGCGCGCTTCTTGGCGCTCAACTGCGGCGCGTTCACGAAGTCCCTGCTCGAGGCGCAGCTCTTCGGCCACGAGCGCGGCGCGTTCACGGGCGCGAACAAGACCGCCAAGGGAGCGTTCGAGCTCGCGGACGGTGGCACGCTGTTCCTGGACGAGGTCGGGGAGCTCTCGCCCGAGGCCCAGGCCGCGCTCCTTCGCGTGCTCGAGACGAAGCGGCTCGTCCGCGTCGGCGGCGACGAAGAGATCGCTGTCGACGTGCGCGTGGTCACGGCGACCCACAGAGACCTCGAGCTCATGGCCCGGGACGGGACCTTCCGCGAGGACCTCCTGTACCGGCTCGACGGCGCGACCCTCGCCGTCCCTCCGCTCCGCGAGCGACCCGAGGACGTCGAGGCCCTCGCGACACGGTTCGTCGCCGAGGCGTGCGTCTCGGACGGCCTCCCCGAGAAGGCGCTCGCGCTCGACACGATCGGGGTGCTGCTCGCCTACCCGTTCCCCGGGAACGTGCGGGAGCTCAAGAACGCCATGATGCGCGCCGCCGTCGTCGCCGAGGGGCCGACCATCGAACCGCGCGATCTCCCCGAGAAGATGCGGAGGTCGTCGACCGCGGCCCGCCCCTCGGCCGCCGAATCGGACGTGCCGGACGGCGCTCCGGGCGACTACCGCGATCGGGTGCGCGCCGAGCTCCAGCGCATCGAGACGAAGATGATCACGGACGCGCTCGCGAGGGCCCAAGGCAACCAGACCGTCGCCGCGCGGGCCCTGAACCTCCCGCTGAGGACGCTCACGCACAAGATCCGCGAGCTCGGGATCAAGAAGACCTTCGGCTGA
- a CDS encoding TerB family tellurite resistance protein, whose amino-acid sequence MLDRVLSLLVFASLGTGVVRRYLMLNRLWLRKHERSVAESISVVALLLSLATSLPFLAKNVLRHDMKGSLNELVFLLSNVAMLVVGIGLFVPDPLRPTMLARLVNALKLERVEVTDLLKSLALPRGKDLLVAIMHGVAASDHVLDPREREEISRFARAWGVPYEPGRGREATADPVALRRDVERYVSLAPPADEARALRRVLDHLVRIDGVEHGEERVVLGEIFGLLDRYLTGSPSPSFRVLVVPQSDEQEDAIVALVPEAKRGHRAGGVAYALGTFCSRAYAEKISEAYRTSGLLTVVVSEEEAATVAPPPADEGDEANP is encoded by the coding sequence ATGCTCGATCGGGTCCTCTCACTCCTCGTGTTCGCGTCCCTCGGGACGGGCGTCGTGCGGCGCTACCTCATGCTGAACCGGCTCTGGCTGCGCAAGCACGAGCGGAGCGTGGCCGAGAGCATCTCCGTCGTGGCGCTCCTCCTCTCGCTCGCCACGAGCCTCCCGTTCCTCGCGAAGAACGTTCTCCGTCACGACATGAAGGGCTCGTTGAACGAGCTCGTGTTCCTCCTGTCGAACGTCGCCATGCTCGTCGTCGGCATCGGGCTCTTCGTGCCCGACCCGCTTCGGCCCACGATGCTCGCGAGGCTCGTGAACGCCCTGAAGCTCGAGAGGGTCGAGGTCACGGACCTCCTGAAGAGCCTCGCCCTCCCGCGAGGCAAGGACCTGCTCGTGGCGATCATGCACGGGGTGGCGGCCTCCGACCACGTCCTCGACCCGAGGGAGCGCGAGGAGATCTCGCGGTTCGCGCGCGCGTGGGGCGTCCCCTACGAGCCCGGCCGAGGCCGCGAGGCGACGGCCGACCCCGTTGCGCTCCGCCGGGACGTCGAGCGGTACGTCTCGCTCGCGCCGCCCGCCGACGAGGCGCGTGCGCTCCGCCGGGTGCTCGATCACCTCGTGCGGATCGACGGCGTCGAGCACGGCGAAGAGCGCGTCGTGCTCGGGGAGATCTTCGGGCTGCTCGACCGCTACCTCACGGGGAGCCCCTCCCCCTCCTTCCGGGTGCTCGTGGTGCCCCAGAGCGACGAGCAAGAGGACGCGATCGTCGCGCTCGTCCCCGAGGCCAAGCGTGGGCACCGCGCCGGCGGCGTCGCGTACGCCCTCGGCACGTTCTGCTCCCGCGCATACGCCGAGAAGATCTCCGAGGCCTACCGCACGAGCGGCCTCCTCACGGTGGTGGTCTCCGAGGAGGAGGCAGCGACCGTCGCCCCTCCGCCCGCGGACGAGGGCGACGAGGCGAATCCATGA
- a CDS encoding YdeI/OmpD-associated family protein: MNRDSVDSYLRDGCGRCAHYRTPECKVHLWTKPLALLRALVRETELVETLKWGSPTYTLAGKNVVMIQSFRESCALSFLQGAALPDPDGILESAGPHSQHARLFRVTKAADVTRHSAALRSLLTEAIVFSRAGGKTTPTPTKELPEELAALLAKDPKLAAAFEALTPGRRRSHAIHVGGAKQTATRARRAEACVPEILAGRGFHER, encoded by the coding sequence ATGAACCGCGACTCGGTGGACAGCTACCTTCGTGACGGCTGCGGGCGCTGCGCGCACTATCGAACACCGGAGTGCAAGGTGCACCTCTGGACGAAGCCGCTCGCGCTGCTGCGTGCCCTCGTGCGCGAGACCGAGCTCGTCGAGACCCTGAAGTGGGGCTCACCGACGTACACGCTCGCCGGCAAGAACGTCGTGATGATCCAGTCGTTTCGCGAGAGCTGCGCGCTCTCGTTCCTGCAAGGGGCCGCGCTCCCGGATCCCGACGGAATCCTCGAGAGCGCCGGCCCCCACTCGCAGCACGCGCGGCTCTTCCGTGTCACGAAGGCCGCCGACGTCACGCGCCACTCCGCAGCGCTGCGCTCGCTCCTCACGGAGGCGATCGTGTTCTCCCGCGCCGGAGGGAAGACCACCCCTACCCCTACGAAGGAGCTCCCCGAAGAGCTCGCAGCGCTCCTCGCGAAAGACCCGAAGCTCGCCGCGGCGTTCGAGGCGCTCACGCCGGGCCGACGACGGAGCCACGCCATCCACGTCGGCGGTGCGAAACAGACCGCGACCCGCGCTCGACGCGCCGAAGCTTGTGTCCCCGAGATCCTCGCGGGGAGGGGCTTCCACGAGAGATGA